Within the Musa acuminata AAA Group cultivar baxijiao chromosome BXJ2-9, Cavendish_Baxijiao_AAA, whole genome shotgun sequence genome, the region GGAGATGCGGGTTGACCCCACCTTGGGTTAGTCATCATTCACCTAGAAAATCTAAGAAAAATCAATTTTACTAAACTTTCACCTCCTATTGTTAGAAGCATTCGATGATAGTGTCGACTTGATGGAGCATATTAcagttttttatgataaaatttcatTGTATGGCACTTCAGATACCCTAATATGTCGCACCTTTCCAACCACGTTAAGAGGCCCAGAATGAGAATTGTATATCTGCTTGAAGTTACTTTCTATCATCTCTTTTGCCTAGCTCGCGAGAGAGTTCAAACTTAACTTCTTTAGAAATATGCACTCGAGACCATCAGTAGTGACGCTTCTTGGTCTGGGGAGGAGGAGACACTAGTAGACTTCATCATATGCTTTACTAATAAAATTCGAAATGTAGTAGATATCCATCCATCGCTTATAATATATACATTTATGATAAGTCTCAAACCCTCTTATCGGTCATTAGTGGAAATGATAATGGCAATAGTGCTAAAGGTACTTCAGAGGATTAATTAATCCATTATCATCGAGATAATATTCTCTGGTAAATATAAGAAGTCACACAAGAGGCTGAAGTAAGAGTGAGCACAATCCATCTCGACCTCGAGATCATCATGGCGAAGGAGGAACAAATGACCTGAGTTACCTTGCCCAAAGTTCAAGCCGAGCCCTGAATATGTCTAGAAGTAAAGTTTtcctataaataaaaaaagggcTCTTAAAAGATTCTCACCCAATGAAGACTCAATTAGCAAAAAGAGATGGGTTCAAATACTATCAATTTCATCAAGATTATGATCACGAAATATAGGATTACCGTAAGTTGAAAGAGAAAATTAAAAGACATACATTAGGGACACCTCGGGTGGTTCATCCGAAAAGTGTCGGGAACCCTCACCCCGACCTCAAGGGTCAatggaaagataaatttacatcatcaTTAGTATATTAGCCTTAAGAGGAGATAGCTCTTCGGGTCATAAAGCTTATGCTTGAGCTACCATTGAAAAATGCTTGAAGATAGAGGCAATCTAAAGATAACCTTCAAGGAGGAAGAGACAATATCTCGACCTGAACCATGATGATACTTTTGTAGTTTATAAAAAGGATGATCAATGCTCGGGTGAAGCAGGTCATGATCGATACAAGTAGCTCAAACCAATAACTTCTACTTAGATGCTTTCCAAAAACTCGAGCTCTCAACTAACGACCTTACCCTTATGACTTCTTCGTTGACTTTACCTTTATGACTTTTTCGTTGACATGATTCGTTTCGAAGAGAAGCCTTGCTCCAAAATGATACTAGCTAGATTCATGATGGTGGACATTTCTTTGCTATAAAACGTAATCATTAGCTAACCTATGTTGAATAAATTAAGGGTGGTGGCATAGACCTACTATATGCTGATAAAGTTTTCAATGAGAATTGATATTTGAGAGCTAAGAAGCAAGGCACCACCTATGGACCCCCAAGACTTCGCCAAGTTCACCGTACATCTTAAATTAGTAGAACTGCTGATTGAAGCACTCCTAAATAAAGCACGACCTCATCAAGTTGTCAAGGTTAGGGCAACACTCCCCTTGGAAAGATGGGTGCAACTCACAAACTTTCTTCTAGAGAATGTTGAGGTGTTTGCGTGGTCACCGAGAGATATATTGGGAATCAACCCCAATGTAGCTCAGCATCACTTGAACATTACTCTTGATGCACAACTAGTGAAGCAAAGGCTTTATAAGTTTGCTCTCAACCGTCAATAGACAATTAGTGATGAGGTAGATAAGTAATTAAAAGCTGGGTTTATTGTTGGGGTGTAGTATCTCCAATAGTTTGCCAACATTATACttattaaaaaatctaataaaaatttaagaatatGTCTTAACTATGTCGATCTCAACAAGACATGTCCAAATGACAACTATCATCTTCCTCATTAAAGGTCACTAGCTCTTTACAATTATGGATGCATTCTCAAGGTATAATCAAATTAGAATGATATCAAAGGATCACGAACACACTTCTTATATTATCGATTGATGCACATATTGCTATCGGATCATCGATATCTGCCTCCCTCCTCTTTTCCTTGAAGAGGACCTTGAACTTCGGGGGCCCTTTGAGGATGCTGACACCTTAAAATAAAGAAGCACCTCATTTGACTTGACTCATCTGCAAAAAAATCTGATCCCCCTTAGGTTCCTCATCCCATCGAGGGCAAGCCACCTTCTTCACGGCCCTCTTCTTCTTTGACTTGATAGTGTAGGAAGGATGGTTAGATCGAGTCGGGCCTAAAGCTTCGAGGGATGACTCATGAATAGTAGCTAAAGGAGCCAAAGAGCTACCATCCTACCTGAATAGGAACTAGTTCTTTTCTTCTTCGAAGGTCTATACTTACAAAAGATCAAAACCACGAGGCTATATGAGTTAGCTTTCTTTAAGTACAAAAAGAAAAGATGAGGCCAAGATGTTTAAATTATATCTCGAGGAACCAAGCTGAGACCAGCATCGATTAGTTAGTTCTTGTCCATCTTTTGAACAACCTTAGAAAAAAAGAGTATATCTCTCAACTAGAGCACTTGATCCGCCTCCCTATTCAATAAGAAGGGAAATGTGTTAATAAGGGGGTGTGCTGACCAGGTGAGGTTGAACCTCTAATCTTGATATGAACTTATAAGGAAAAATCATTCATTCTATCTCTTATTGTTGGAAAGGGTTCCAGTAATCTTAAAGCCATCCCGAGTAGCCAAATAGTAGTAGtttttttcttcataatcaaaAGTAGGCAAAATAGAGTGTGCGAGTCGGGTTACTACTAATAAGATGACATTCTCTTATTAACACTAAGTAGCGTTACAAGTTGGGCACTATATGTGAGGTGATATCCTCCACCATTGGAGACAAGATACCATCACTAAGTGGAAGGAAAAATTGAGTCTCACCTCTAGAGTGTCAGAAAACAAGTAAAGGGACCAAAACATAGGGTCAAATAGATGATAATTGGGCTAAGGGATTTGTAGATCAAATTCGACTGAGATGGAGTATTTGGTCCATAAGTGATCCAAGAGTTATGCACTCAACATTTATTATTTATCGTATATACTTTTCATATACTGTAGGGCTCGAAGAACCTTAGGGTTCACGAGAATTAACTCCCCTAATGAGGGAGAGGTTAGGAATTTCCCTACCCTTGGGTTGTCCAAGGACGAAGCATTGATCTCCCGATTGATAAGCAATCATAAGATTGGGAGGAACTAAGCACGAGAAAGGAAAGACAACCCAACCTACGAATGTGGGGGCTGAAGAGCGTGATGTTGGAAGATCGAGGTGTTACTGAGTCGACACGCCGAGAGGACAAGAAGCTAAAAAACTAACCTGGCTTGGATGCAGCTAAGGCTAAGTAGAAGTGGCTCCTAAGAGGATTTTAAAGGCTCAAATAGAGGAATGAGGCTCAACCCCCCATATTCGAGGGAAATTTATAGGAAGGTCATTAGTCTCTCTCCTCCCATAATGATGATAAGTGTCTTCTCGGATCATTTCATAAGGGATGTTGATCGATGAAGAGGCATTTCGAAAAAATATACAAGTGGCCCAAGAGATCGATGCACGAAGATCGATACATGAAAACCTTCTTGAAAAGTATATAAGTGGCCCAAGAGATCTATAAATAAAGACCACATCGAAAAATGCGCATGCGACCCAAGAGACCGACACACAAAGATCATCTCAGAAGACTCGACTTACATAAGAAGAAATTCACCATAGTGCAaagcacaagaaaaaaaaaaaaaaaatactcgaGGCACATAGGTCGGGAGGCCCAACCCCTGCCTCTAACTGATGGAGGTCCAAAAGTTCGACCCTTGCCTCCGCATAAGGCACAGAGGTCGAGAAGCCCGACCCCACCTTTACCCGATAAGAGGCTAAGAGGAAGTTGTCGAGGGCGACTAGAGTTTATCTTTCCATGGAATATCAAACGTAATATTTTGTGCCCTTTAGACTAGGTACAAAAGTCCATCTTCGGGTGGGGGAAAATGGGGCTTATGATTTCTCACTACTTCATACACCTTGGGCATTGAAGAGATCGAGTCGGAAAACCTATCCCGACCTCAATCTTAATGCATGTGGTACCTCGAGAGCTTAACATTTTTATATTAGAGATATCTCGAATAATCTTATATATTTAGGTTTGGAGTATATTAGATTAACCAAgtcatcaataatattttctctCGTCATATATAAAACTCAATTAACCTAAACCTTTCATCCCCTATCTatcttttataaaaaagaataaaaaacaaaaagaagatacCATTTCTAAGATTTTACTATTATCATCGACTCCCACTATAAGAAGCATAGATTAATGTTTGTAAGCCGGTAAGCAAGTGTGAAGGCAATATTGCATGGTGGGTCCAACGAGCTTTACATGTATCagtgtcttcttctctttctcgttCAACCTGCCAAAGTATTGCCGTACTCCATGTGTGTTCTGTATATAATATTATGTATAAAATGCAGGGCATTTCAGCGTTTTTGTTGTGCAGTTTATCCATAATTGCGATATCGAAGCCTTGTGACCTCATTATAATGGGGTTTAATCACCGGATAGTCAACACCATAATTGGCCAGTGGTCAACAAAGAAGTCCCATCGTATCTGCAACCAAATAAGTTGGGAAGTATATATTTATAGATGCTCACATTCTCGCTTTTGAATATTTAATGTGAtaaaagataagattttttcaactaattttgttgagaaaaattatattctgttgagggaaattctttctcttaatttgtataaataggagagggaacatgttaatgtattgaagcattttcatttcttcagtaaagcttcttcaataattatttttatcttatatttttttcttcatggtatcagagcagtaagaaaagcgaagtttcgctTTTACCTTTGGCAAGCGACCAACGtcattgagaaaagcgaagcttcgcccttgtcttcggctagcgaccaacgccgctgtaatcatattcctaagaggctccacggccaatcctcatcttcctcaccgcggtagcccctcatcttcctcaccgcggtagccccttcgctgatctgccaacagtcggtggatttaaggagaacgaaggacggacttaaggagaacgaagtgaatgcctgtgccctcacagcaacagcaatcgctgCTACTTCGCAACAGTAGCAGcgatatgctcttgccctactcacgaagtctctcgcttgtaaactaTTCTTCGCAACAGTAGCAGcgatatgctcttgccctactcacgaagtctctcgcttgtaaactattctttgcatcgatccttgGTATCCTTATCACCATTCTGTTGagaatgatagaagataagatttccccaattatatgaggaaatctctctattctgttgagaataattattcttatcttctattcttttcttcaCAATGAACATGAAGAGGACCATGATCAAGAATGGACATGAAGAGGACCATGATCAAGAAAAGCTGTGTCCGAGAATTCAAAAGGTTTCTAAGATAGACAACATGGCATCGTTCGGAAGTATCCTCCATAAACAAGAAAGTAAAACAAAGAAGATGATATGAATTCATATGCTCCAAAAAGTTATGCAAAAACAAGAAAGTAAAACAAAGAAGATGAACAATGTGTGATAACTGATTGTAAAACAAAGGAGACGGAATGATTTCATGCACTCCAACATATCCTCCAAAAACAAGCAAAACTTGACAGAAGAGTTGTGGTCAACAAAATGTAGTTGACTAAGAAGCCTCAGatatataaaaacatatcaaAGAGAATCCTACAAAAAGATAGATAAGACAGAAACAACATAAAATTTTATCTCTGATTGTTTTCTAAACAGAATGCTTTTTCACTCTATCCTGGGGCTGATCATAAGGCAAAGACATTAATTCAAAGAGTGCTGTAAAAATCTGAAATGAATAGTTGAATGTTcagaagaggaggaaggtggATAGATACCAGACTAATTTGATTCAACAAATCATGGGTATGATCATGAACATTGACTTAGGCATCCAATCCATGTAAATCTTCATGATGTGCATGCAATGATATCAAGTTCAGCTGTTAAGATTGAGAAGATTCGAGTGTGAGAATATGTAaataaagcatacatctgatttcTCTGAAAACTCAATATAGCAAGATTGTCACTAGTTAACAACTCGAAAATTTCTTTCATAGCTTACAAGCAAACATAATCATAAAATGCAATCACATCTCCCAGACAGAGAGCACATCACTCTGTAATGCTTGCACACATATGTGCCATTGAACTGATACCATGCAATTGAGAGGTAGGCATTCTGTCTTCCAGCCTAAAGTCAAGCTTTGCCTGACTGCAGATCGCTCCCGTGCTGTTCAACATAAGGCCTGATGAATGTCCTCCTCCACCAGACCTCAAAGGCTCTCTGAAGATTAGGACAGTTATCACTAGCCTTCAGGAAACATCCCAACCAAGACAGCAGAATGCTTTGCTGGTCTTCTAAAGAAAGCGTTAGAATCGTTCGGCCAATTCCTTCCTCCACCACTTTTCGATCGAACGATCTGCTACCATGCTGTAACCAGCTATAGTCATTGATCAGTGGCTGCAACCATACATGTAACAGCAGCTTGCGGGTTTCCTTCGAAGGAAGCATCTCGCCATTTCCGATTCCAACAAAGAGCCTGCAGGTGATGCAGCTGACCAGGTGACGGGACATGGTCGGTACCTTCGTGTGCAGTTCTGCAAGTTCATTCTGGCTAGCCCACATCAATGTGAATTCATCTGCTGCATTCCTGTCAACCAAAATTTCAAGTAACCAGATGAGATTATCTGCCTCGAGAGTGATCTGTCGCACCACAGGATCTTTGCTCTCCAAAGATCTATCAGAAAAACCGGGCTCGGAAGCTTGTCTGAATAGATTCAGCAGTGATTCTAAGCATCGCTGGCACGAACTGTATAAACTTTCAGTGCAAATCTCAACAGTTCCATTTGTCTTGAGGTTAATTTCCTTCAGAAGTTTCAACACTAAGGATTTCATTTCCCGTCGACCTCTATCCTCAGTGCTTTCAAGGACTAACTCCATTATGTGAGAGAGTGTGTCATTTGGTTGGTTGGATAGATCAGAAGCTACTCGGTTTAGTATAGGACTGATGCCATAGTTGTCATCCTGAAGTCGTCGAACAGATGAGAcaacatcatcttcttcttctccaatcCATGGTGCTGCTTCCAAGTAATCCAGGCATGACTTGATGCATGCTTGGAAGCCAAGCGTTTCAGCAACCTGTAAAATACTGTCCTCTATTAAGTTGGGTAAGTAGCACTTTCATCAAGTTCTACGATGTTAGTAGCAGTGAAAGAGATAACAATATATATAAGCTCCTCACTTGATACAAAAAATACATGCTATGATAAAGCCAGATATCTATGAAGCTACAGCAAAATGTTTATCTACATTCATGGTTTATGTAATCTGTGTTTCTGTAATCTGTTGCTGAAAATTTTCATCAGAAATACTACAAATTTACTCTTTAGGATTTACAAGGAATTCAGGTGCATTATCAGAGTTCATTTTCATCTCTGATTGCTTCATATTTGAAGCTCTGCAGTGATTAACTAATTGGCATCCCTTTATTTTAGGTACTAAAACTTAGGGAATATACTTAAGCTATGATCTACAAGTTAAATAGCAGAAAGAGAAACACTTGTAGGTTAACAGTTGCAATCCTTGGAGTTTACTAAGACTAAAACAATAGCAATGATGATACTTAAACAGCTCATTCTGATAGGCTGGTGAATCATTTGTTTCTGTGATAAGAATCATCTTTCCTTGCACAAAATGGTAAGAACCTCCTCTTGAAGCCAAATATCATATCAGCATTGTAGTACTAAATACTAGTCAGATGACCACAAAGATTATAGAAATAGATGGCAAATATTATGCAACAGCTGAAGACAATGATGTAATTGTGATGGACCAACAAACCTTCAGAATACGAAGTACACGAGAAACATTTTGTTTGATCAGTCTGTGTTTAATGTCTTTGCAGTACATCAACCCCACGGTCTCGACAAAAATTTCCACATCTTCGCAGTCTGCCATTTCGATTTGGGGCACTGGAGAAAACCCAGAGAGCTTATCTGCAAAGAAGCTACTGTTTTCTGCAAGAATGTTCTTGTGAACACTCATCCTCACAGAAGTACCTCCCTTTCCATGCAGAGTAACTTTCAAGTCACTGGTCTCCAGCTGACCAAAGCCGACCGATATCTTGCGTtgctgagattcaacatttagctTCTGGGGTCTCTCATGAGCCTTTGATGATACGGGAGTAGCAGTGCTAGAGTTGGGACATCTCTGCTCATCAGAAATGAGCCTCGACCTCAGTGAAGTAGAGACTGATCTTTTGTCCACAGGGGGAAGTGATGGTCTCTGAAGAGATGAGGCCTTTGAGTGCAGTGGAGATGTGGCTCTGTGTCTGTCTTGAAGATTTTGATTCTTAAGGGTCTTCTGGATGGCTGCAGGAGAGGGACAACACCAGAATCCTTCTGGGGTTACTGCAATGGGAACATTTCTGATCCTTGTGTGGCCTTGTTCAAGCCTTCTGAGTGTAAACTCTGCCATTCTAATGTCTGCTTAATGGTGTCTTTCTAAGAGAGAAATCACATTTGAGGTTGTCAACTGTGAGTTTGACAGCTTAGAAACCTTCAATTAAGATGAAGAACATCAAGTTGTGTTTCTTACAAGATGAATTCCTACATATAAACCTGCATAAGCAACAAGAAATTTACTTCAGCAAGCTGGGTATCCTGTTCAACctcaaaaagaaagagaaaaaaggaagagaaagggagGATGAAACATAATCAAATTGCAGATGACTATGTCTAGAATACAAGGCAAGGGTTCCAACTTGAACTCCATTTCTCTCTAGAACACCTAAAGATTCTGCCTTTCCCTGTTCATATCTCAGAGAAGAATGAAGATTTGAAGTTTTGGAGTGTAAGGAATCTGTCTTGTGGATGACATACGAAACATACAGAGAAAGAATTCAAGAAAATGCAGTAAGATGTCGACTTACCTCATCTCCTAagtcagccccttccactgcccccccccacccctccttTACTCCAtgtctcttctttctcttttggGGATACTAATGATGAAACCATGGTCCAATGCCAAGCATGCAGCCAACAGGAGATGGACGGAATCACAGATAGCAATGATGGCTCTTTCAAATCATTTCCTCTGATTTAGGGAGCGAAAAAGATGACAACTTTAGTTCAAGCAAATGAGAGTAAAACTACTTTCCTCTCCCCAAACCATTGTATTACTCTGAGACTTGGACACCACCTTTATAGAATGCCAAAAGAGATGTTATCACAGCCTCATTCCTCTGTTTCACAATCCCTGCAATTAATTCTACTCAGGCTCCTCTCTGTCTCTAAATTGAGCTTTGGATGAGGAGTTTGATTATAAAGGAAGCCTGGGAGCTTGCTCGAAATGTGCTTACTGTTCACCAATATCCAACTCTCGAGTCCCAAAAAGAATAATGTTAACATATGTAAAAGGTCACAGACAACAAGAGATTCAATGTTTGGAAGAAGTAACTAAGCCTTTTTGGGTTGTTTGATAGTGTTTATTAGAACTTCCTGAGGCCTCCTCACTCTGTAATGCAAAAACAAGAGGGTAGAACAAGAAATAGGACATAAAAAGGTGGAAGGTTGGAGCTTAGTGGAATAGGTAGAGTGCACATGGTTGTGTGGAATGAGTCTTAGAAGTGAAGATGCCTTCTCTAAAATATTTTGACTCTTATAAATTATTTGGAAGACTCTCTAGAGACTGATGATAGCTTTGATTTTAAGGAATGATCTGTCTAATGAATTAAAAAGACTGCTTCCATGTTCCCTCACAAGTCTGTCTGGGTTTTGTTCCTAATCTGACTTAACCTGTAGGTTTCCATCTAGAAAGCAAATGTAGAATTTGAAGGTATAAAACACTGAGATAGTGAATTCTGCTCCTATACAATTTGACCACTAAGCTTGAACATAAGAATTGATGTGGCATACCATGGCATACTTGCAGAAAAGTCACCTTTCTTACCCTTACTAACTACATTTCATTTCCTCTTACATGTCATGATTTCAGAGATATGCATGTTCACAAGTTAATTCTTGTTAGAGGAACAGGGAGAAAGTAAAATGACAGTAAGTACAGTGACCTGAGCAACCTGAAGACCAGATTAGTGATTGGTATA harbors:
- the LOC108951227 gene encoding BTB/POZ domain-containing protein At3g50780-like, whose amino-acid sequence is MAEFTLRRLEQGHTRIRNVPIAVTPEGFWCCPSPAAIQKTLKNQNLQDRHRATSPLHSKASSLQRPSLPPVDKRSVSTSLRSRLISDEQRCPNSSTATPVSSKAHERPQKLNVESQQRKISVGFGQLETSDLKVTLHGKGGTSVRMSVHKNILAENSSFFADKLSGFSPVPQIEMADCEDVEIFVETVGLMYCKDIKHRLIKQNVSRVLRILKVAETLGFQACIKSCLDYLEAAPWIGEEEDDVVSSVRRLQDDNYGISPILNRVASDLSNQPNDTLSHIMELVLESTEDRGRREMKSLVLKLLKEINLKTNGTVEICTESLYSSCQRCLESLLNLFRQASEPGFSDRSLESKDPVVRQITLEADNLIWLLEILVDRNAADEFTLMWASQNELAELHTKVPTMSRHLVSCITCRLFVGIGNGEMLPSKETRKLLLHVWLQPLINDYSWLQHGSRSFDRKVVEEGIGRTILTLSLEDQQSILLSWLGCFLKASDNCPNLQRAFEVWWRRTFIRPYVEQHGSDLQSGKA